The nucleotide window ACCAAGTCAGTCGACTGAGGTCTCTGCGGTAATAGATATAGAATTCCGTGCGAACGGATTTATTTCTGATTCGATGCGATTGATGAAGATAACTGGCCTGTGGGCGAACATAGCTGGAAGGAATGACCGACCAGCTTTTTCCAGCGTGCACTCGCTCCTCGAGGGTGAGCCAATCGCGAACTCGGAAATCAACTTTGACCTGTCCCTGCAGTTCCTGGAAAAAATCCAGCTCTTCGGAGTAAAGGCTCATAGGGTATTCAGTTCTTTTTTCTAGCCACCAAGATTGCAGGTCTTTGCTTCCTTTTAGAAAACTTTTCGGTACCACCAAGGTGGGTTCATCTTCAAAAAGTTTTTTGCAGACATACAGTTCAGTATCGTGAAGATCGCGAGTGAGAATGACATCATAGTTGCCCTCTTTCAGATGTCTTTTCAATTCCGCAGAGCTGGCTTCGAACAAATTCAGACGACCATCAAATGTGACCGCAGTCAAAACGCGTCTTAAAACTTCAATATGACCAGCCACCGAAATAGCAACATTCTTGGCGGATGCAAAATTTTGCACAGAATGTCTGATGTCGACGGGGAGGTCGCCCAGGCGTTTCTTAATCTTTTCATAGAGATCTAAAGCAAAGACTGTGGGTTCTTTTTTGCGGCCCCGCAATTCAAAAAGAGCCAGCGGAAGCCCGTCTTCGAGTTGAGCAAGATGGCGGGTGATCGTTGGTTGAGTGGTTTTTATCTTCTCAGCAGCCCGCTGAAGAGTTCCCTCTTCTATGACGGCGATAAAGCTTTCCCATAAATACAGTGGAATGTCGGTTTGAATACTGGAGTGAAGTTTCATAACTGAAAGCATACATAATTGTATGATAGTTATGGAAGGATATCGATGGTGCGGCATCTAGCGCTCCGGCAAGAACTCAAGATGGCCAAACTTTGACTACACACGGAACAACTTCAACCCCTCCGTCACAGTTCAATAGTTGATGGTCGTAGTAAAGACTAAAGACACAAAAAGGCAGAGCCCTCTCCGGCTCTGCTTTTTTATGCCCCTAGCAACAGCATCATAGACCCAAAAAAGTGGCAGGCACCTTTTCCGAAAGGATGGCAGGCACCCCAAAGGTCTAGTTATTGGAGGAGTGTCTCAAGTTTGGGCGTTTCATACCGATACGTAGATTGTGAAGGCTAGGATGGCTTTTACGAAGTACACACGGAGGTGTGAATGGAAAAGATCAGCAGTATTCTTCCGGCAAGTCCGCGCATGAAAGTGGCTGAGTTATCAGCATCACAACCGGCGCGACCTGGGGCTCCTTTGATGGGCAGACCCGAAGGTAAGAACTCAATGGGTGATCGCATTACTCTGAGCAAAGAGTTGGAGCGCATGCGAGAGTCTGGGGATCTTCCAGGGCTTGAACCAGCACCGACTTACAAAAACACCGCTGAGAACAGCAAGATGAAAACGATTGAGGACTTGAACAAGAAGTTCTTCCAAAATCCGAAAGATATCGCTCGCGATAACGGTGGATTGACTCGATCTGAAGAAGTCTTGAAGAGTGTTGAAGACAGTGAGTCCGTCGAGCGAGGCGAGCCTAAAGTGGTAGCTCCACGGGTTCAATCAGAAACCCCTGGTCTTCAAGCGAGCATAGTCGATAAGCCCCTTTAAATTTTCTTTCACCTGAAGCAACTCTCTCTGTCACGACCACATAGTCGAGAGAGAGTTGTATCAAACGTCGAATGGCCGAAAGACTCCATTGCGGAGCGCCCATTTGAATCAACATCTCCAAGCGAATTAAAGCCTGGCTGGCATCTTGAGCATGCAAGGTCCCAAAACTTCCCGAATGTCCCGTTGCTAAAGCCATCAAAAAATCCTTGGCCTCTGCGCCACGTACTTCACCCATTGCAATTCGATCCGGTCTTAATCGCAAAGCTCTTTTCACAAGTTGAGTTTGATCAACGGTCGGCAAGAGTCCGTGCGGATCTTCCCGAGTCAGCAGCTTCATACAAGCGGTATTCGGCAAAGCAATCTCTGGAGTATCCTCGATGACAACCACCCGCTCATTCGATGGCAAGAGATTCAAAAATGAATTTAAAACAGAAGTCTTCCCAGATCCCGTAGATCCCACTA belongs to Bdellovibrio svalbardensis and includes:
- a CDS encoding LysR family transcriptional regulator translates to MLSVMKLHSSIQTDIPLYLWESFIAVIEEGTLQRAAEKIKTTQPTITRHLAQLEDGLPLALFELRGRKKEPTVFALDLYEKIKKRLGDLPVDIRHSVQNFASAKNVAISVAGHIEVLRRVLTAVTFDGRLNLFEASSAELKRHLKEGNYDVILTRDLHDTELYVCKKLFEDEPTLVVPKSFLKGSKDLQSWWLEKRTEYPMSLYSEELDFFQELQGQVKVDFRVRDWLTLEERVHAGKSWSVIPSSYVRPQASYLHQSHRIRNKSVRTEFYIYYRRDLSRLTWFKEFLEEILNKAKKL